DNA from Elaeis guineensis isolate ETL-2024a chromosome 2, EG11, whole genome shotgun sequence:
CGCTCTAGCGATTCTGCCCCATTACTTGCTACCAGACCAATTTAGTGTTCGTACGAAAGCCTACAGCAACAGAACTTATAATTAACCATCCTAATTTTAATTAGCTGATGATATTTGTGGATGATTGATCATAACATGAGCCAAGATATTTGTTTATCTAAGCTTGCATGACTAAAGAATTTTAAATTCAGTGAATAATTAATCATCATTTCACATACGTTGATCTTAATATTTACCAACTAGCTAGGAATCTCCTAATGAGATACTGGTAGACCAATATAAAATTCTCTATCAATATGTCAACACTTTTGGCCAGTGTGTCAAGATTTTTTAATAATGTTGATCTGATATGAtccaattttttatatattgtGGTTGGGTGATGCTCATTACGGATGCAAACAGCTGATAGGCTAagatgaaagttatgcatgtgatTAAAAAACTACCATTTTTAATTATCAAGCCTTCCCCCATCCATCCAATGATTGGTTGGGTGTGCAAACCACAAGCCTCTACTAGTATGTAGAAGGATGTGAACGATACACCTACTTTTTTAGTCGACCCTGAAAATTAGTTATGTCATGCACGCGACTACGTAGATAAATCTCaaacaaaaatataaaagagTATACATGATACACCTCTTTTCCTTAATTTTTCAGTAACTTTAAAGGCATTAAAAGTCGCTTAAAATCCTTACGTTTCAAACTCTCTTGCACTCTGAATCTCAGTTTGTACCTAACAATCATAGATTGAAAGGTCCAACCTATGGATTGAGTAGAAATCCTTCTCTCTCCGAAGCGACccctgtgtgtgtgtgcgtgtgtatatatatgctCACAACGACATGGTTCCTCCACCAtaaccaaacagatccaaaaCTAAATAGGTTGCACTCTTTCGTCCCTTCTCCTGTTTGTGATACTAGCAATGGCCTCACATaaatttcttctgctctctctcgtCCTGTTGTCCTTCAACCACCTCTTCTGTTATAGCAAACTGGATGAAGACAGCACACTTGGCTACCTTGATGATATTTCTTCTTATGACATGACTGCATATCCATCGTACTACGCAGTACATGGAGAAAGAGGTACAATTGCATATCAACCCAATAGGTTTGTCCTGGAGAGAGTCGCTCGAGTCGCTGGATTTGGGTATTCACAAAAAGTGGTGAATGTGGAGGACCATGGTGCCAAAGGTGATGGAACGACTGATGATACAGAGGTAACCTTCATTTCACTGAATgccaaattttatatgcaattcCAATTCGGTATATGATATTGAAATCTTGAACATCTGCAGTCGCAGACAAGTGCAGTGACATTTTTCTTGTGGTCTTTTTTAGGCATTTGAAATGGCCTGGAAGGAAGCTTGCTCCTCTTCTACTTCAGCTGTCCTCATGGTGCCTGAGAACAAGAACTACCTACTTAAGCCAATCACCTTCTCTGGCCCTTGTAAATCTGATGTTTCTGTGATGGTGAGATGAATCAAATAATGCGATGCTTTTCCAACTAAAACTATAGTTTGACAAATTTAATAAGCAATATGTGATGCAAAACCCCCAGCTGGTTTTCTGTTCAGATTACAGGCTTTTCATGTTAAGTTTGTGCATCACATGCACACCAGCTTCTAATGTTCTATATGATGTATGTCAGATCAAAGGAACAATTGAAGCATCTTCAGACCGATCAGATTGGAATGGAAAGAACGGCAGACACTGGATCCTATTCAGTGGCATCCAAAATCTTTACGTGGGTGGTCGTGGAAACGTCAATGGCAACGGGAAGATATGGTGGCAAAACTCTTGCAAAATCAATAAATCACTTGTAAGCATTAATTTGCAGGATCTCAAAATCGCCACCTTAAAATTTACTTCTCCTCTTCATCAAGAAATGACTGACTTcgtaaacaattttttttttctttttcagcctTGCAAGGATGCTCCAACGGTACGTTTAGAATCTtttacatgaagaaaaaaaattatatgctcGCACATGGTTGAAATTGAGGATGATTTCTTATTGGGAGACTTGTTTCTCCTCCAACAGGCCCTGACCTTTTACTCTTGTGACAAATTGACGGTGGAGAACTTGAACATTAAAGATAGCCAACAGATTCATGTATCGTTTGAGAGAAGCACCAATGTTGATGTTTCAAGCCTCACCATCACCGCTCCAGAGTCGAGTCCAAATACTGATGGCATTCACGTTACCGAGACCAAAAATATACAGATAACAAATTGTGTCATCGGGACTGGTACGACCGATACAAGATTAGCAATAGCAATCCATCTTACCGATATTTTTTTGTTTATGTACACTAACAATGTACTTTAAGATCATGCATGCTAACCTATTCTCCTTTTCTACAAACTAATGAAGGTGATGACTGCATATCTATCGAAAGTGGGTCTCAAAATCTGAAGGCTACAAACATAGTCTGTGGACCAGGCCACGGAATCAGGTATGAAACTCGTTTTAACTCCAGATATATGGTCTAATTCTAGCTTCTAGCTTTTTACTTATTTTGTCTATTTTTCAACACCGCCAGTATTGGAAGTTTAGGAGATCACGGCTCGGAAGCCCAAGTCTCGGATGTGATTGTGGACACGGCACAGCTGAAAGGAACCACAAATGGTGCCAGGATCAAGACCTGGCAGGTGAGTGTAGTTTATCTCTTTCCCATTCATGGTGTAGAAGGAATTACGTTGCAAAGGCTTACTGGAAGGAGTCACCTTTCGGTTCCACTAAAAGACTCACGAGTGACAAGACAAAGTTTGACAAAAGTCACTGCTTTTTTTAAGGAGAGAAATTCGACGCATCTAGATGGGTTTGGAAGTTATTTGCTTGTTTGGAAACCCTATTGTGGGCAGGCTAATTGTTCCCATCATTCCTGGTTGCACATTCGTCACGTTTAGTAGTCGGTTACCACATGATGCTAAAGtgcttcttggatggcgtaaAAGTTTTCCTAATTAGTTATATATCCATATTtggcaaataaaataaataaattctgaGACATCATCAGTCTGTTATATACGTATGATATCTAAGAATCACTAAatggcgctctctctctctctatctctctgccCATGTTAAATGACACCTAAATTGGACCATATATAGCTTTATTATCACTTTCATGCTTTGAAACAAATGATGCATCGGATATCAGACGACGAATAAAAATctgactattttttttttatcgtaaatggaTCAAGCTGGGTAGTATGTGTGTATGCCTTAATTTGCGCTTGTCAAGCCCGACCAAACTATATCATtcttatcaaaaagagagagagaagctgTGTCATTAGTCTAACCCAATAAATTAACGTAATTTTTATGCATGTGATTTTTCTTATATTTGTTTGATCACGTCATCCATCAACTTCTTTCACTTATTTGACATACAAAGGTGGTTTACGTGCATGAGTGCAGTTTCCTTCTCTAGTACTCTATATTTAATCTTTGTTTTCATGTATAGGGAGGCCGCGGCTATGCAAagaatattgtatttcaaaatttcgTTATGCATGACGTGAACAACCCTATAATTATTGACCAAAATTATTGTGATTCAAAAACGCAATGCAAACAACAGGTGCGTATAATttgtaatctctctctctctctctctgtgtccaTCCATCTAAAATACTATTGATTATTTTGTAGACTTCAGCTGTGGAGGTAAGTAATGTGATGTACAAGAATTTCAAGGGAACAAGTGCTTCGGAAGTTGCTATCAAGTTTGATTGCAGCACAACTGTCCCATGCCATGGTATAATACTGCAAGATATCGATCTAGCTGGAGGAGATGGGGATGCTACAACAAGTTTATGTAACCATGTAAATTGGACCAAAAAAGGGAACGTGATCCCGTTGCCTTGCGCCAAATGAGGTTACAAGGAGGAAAGCATTTCCTAGAGCGACAGGTGGAGGGCCTGATCGTACGACACCTATCTCATAGGGGGTGTACCATCCTCGACCAATTCCCGAAGATTACATACAATACCCACTTATAGTTCATAGAAGAAAATAAATTGTTATTGTTCACACATATTATTGCCCAGCTATTTTTGGGCCCTCTTCTCATCATGCCAAAGAGAAGAATTACATAATACATGTTTATAGATGGAAACCAATGTAATATATTCCATTTAAAATTATACAGTTCAGTGGTTTATAATATCATTCCATTGCATGACTGCTTAATTTCTTAGCATAAATAACGAGTGAAAGTGAAATTATTGTTCTCTATTCTGTCAGCTGATGATGGTTCACTGTATAGTTCATCCGAAAACAAATAATtaagatggatttttttttttctttaagactTTGTGATTCCAAAGGATAACACTTATTAAAGATACTAATTTCCAAATTGATGCAACTAAATACTTTTCAAGCTGCCACGGGTTCCATAATCTTGCAACCCATCATCGAGTAGCTCCGAACACTTGCAACAAGAATATTCCTTAGGTCATTTCAAATGACCCCAAATCATGAAGCCCTATAGCATATAGTCTATTTCTTAGTTATCAAAATTAGGAGAGCGTGCAGGGCAAAGTTAAGTGCAAGCACACGCAGTGAATTATTTGCCACCATTCAAAGCGCTCTTGCTGGTTTATCATTACAGAAAAAACACTCTTGCCATATTAAAGATTGGGTATCAATGACTAACGTCATAGTTTAGgcaaaaatatatctaaataaacTTTTCCTTTCCATCTGAAACCAATCATCAGACGAGGCTTAGATTTCAAAGTCAATAAAAATCAGCCAgatatataaattttgaatttttttgactcAAAGTATTCTTATTCAACCCTGGAAGAGTTATATATATAATGGATGAAAGaatgaaaggaaggaaaaaataaaaggagGCCTGCTTGGTTGCAAGAAAATTcatggaaaaaggaagaaaaagaaaaaccaggagttttctatgaaaatagaaaaagtattttaaaaaactatttctaattttttttctcattttattaatttttaataagttaataatttttttttcaaaaatattgactctttaaagcaatttttcttttaattcaaatataatgaTTGCGAGAAACCAAGCTAGGACCGGCTCTTCAGCTGCCTTTAAAAGGGAAGGAAGGTTTGAAATCTAACAATCCACTGTTGCCAGTATAATAAAACTGACATTATGCATATGTACATGTCTACTTCGGCatctgaaaatatatatatatggaacCGATCTTAGGAAGGCGATTTCAGCAGCTGCATATCTTAGGATTGGACATAAGCAAACTCTTGAGATAGTGTCCAGCCATCTTGAAGatatttctaaaaataattttcttaatTGTATGCATAGGCCAGTTTGGCTCTTTCATTTTGAATACTAGATCAAGTCTGCAATGCACCTATTGGGGTAAACCAATCAACCTCCGATTTTGATCACCACGATTTTGATCGTGCATCGGCTGAACACGACCGATTGAGTAAATCGCACTGACTTATGGTCGGCTGACCGATGAATGTTCGACTACTATCGATTAACAGTGGACGACTTGAACCGTCGGCATAATTAAACTACTAGCCGATGGCCGTTCAtagattctaccgacatatggttAGTTCTACCAACATATGGTCGGTTAATTTGCTCAACATACAATAACCGTTGTGATGGTTATTGACTACGTGTCACGGCTATTCAGGAGAATTAACGACCCCCTAACTTCACATTTATGGCTTGATAATTCAGTGtcataaaaagtgggaccacgtgctcgacagttacatcagaattatctataaaaaggggggtaaGTAAACCAGAGGATAAGACACTTTTGAGCCAGAGCTCTGGTACTTTCAACTTtcaaatctactgttcaccaattctctctctgacttaagcatcagagggtctccgccggatacAACTCTGGTCTGTAAGGACGCTgtttttgcaggtgctcatcacTGGTGACAGGCAAcagggagttggccgcaacagattggcgcaccaggtAGGGGGTGGGATCACACTTGCCATGGCAAAAATCAGAGCCCAACATTCGACTGCAACTGGATCGGCGATGCATTCTTCCCATCAGAAAGaggttcctccccctcctcctgtAGCAGAATCCAGTTTCTCACGTTCCGTGATCACCACGGACATTCAAATCGTTGCACTTGTGCAGCAGATGAACATCTTGATGGAGGCAGTCAAAAATCTCCAACAGCAGCAAACCCAGCAGCAGCAACCGTCGGTAGAGCAATCGGTGGCACAGTCGGTGCCGTCCAAACACAGCCACCGTCATCCGTGGCAATTACCTTCTTCTTCTCCAGAGCAACAGTCTCGGTTCTCCCGTCGAGACGAACAACGACATTCTCGGCACTCTCGTCGTGCTACCCATCGCTCATGGcattcctcctctccttcccatctcaaCAGCATTAGGAAGGGAAACGGCCGCGAACGTTTTCTGCTTCTCCTTCAGGTTTGTCGGGAGGTTCCACCCCTAGAGTTTTTCAATAATAACAGTTCAATGACTACAAATGCAAGTTCCAGAAAATCAACCGCCGACTCGTTCAGCTCCAAGTGAAAGATCGAAAGTCTTCCAATGACACGACTTCCACACCGCCCAACCTCTTTCTTAACACATCTTGGATGAGCTGAttccatctcgattcaagatgttGTAAGTGGAGCCATATGACAGCTCTacagacccgatcgaccaccttgagagttACAAGACTCTCATTATGATTCAAGGAGAAACCGACGCCCTATTATGCATTAATTTTCCGACAACCCTTTGGAAAGCTGCTCGAGTTTGGTACTTTGAACTTTAGTCGGAAAGCATATATTCTTTTGGATAGCTCGAACACtccttcgtggctcacttcagcactagTCAAAGGCCATCACGAATCTCTGACAGTCTCATCTCGATTAAGCAGGGAGAGATTGAAACATTAAGAGATTTTGTAGCTCATTTTGATGTGGCCATACTTGAGGTCAAGGATCTCAATGAAAATATGGCTATATCGGCCatgaaaaaatatctgaaaagatCTCAGTTCATATATTTTTGGGATAAAACTCTCCTCCAGACTTATGCTGAACTTCTGGAGCATGAATACAAATATATGCGTatggatgaaggagcttctgaccggcgCCAGACAGAAAGTAAgggttagaagaagaagaaacagaagaaagaaGGAGCTCCGGTCGAATCAAGTCGGTCACCTTCCAAAAAGCGAGCTTCGCCACAACGACGGAGTCCAAGGTCGAGT
Protein-coding regions in this window:
- the LOC140855676 gene encoding polygalacturonase-like; protein product: MASHKFLLLSLVLLSFNHLFCYSKLDEDSTLGYLDDISSYDMTAYPSYYAVHGERGTIAYQPNRFVLERVARVAGFGYSQKVVNVEDHGAKGDGTTDDTEAFEMAWKEACSSSTSAVLMVPENKNYLLKPITFSGPCKSDVSVMIKGTIEASSDRSDWNGKNGRHWILFSGIQNLYVGGRGNVNGNGKIWWQNSCKINKSLPCKDAPTALTFYSCDKLTVENLNIKDSQQIHVSFERSTNVDVSSLTITAPESSPNTDGIHVTETKNIQITNCVIGTGDDCISIESGSQNLKATNIVCGPGHGISIGSLGDHGSEAQVSDVIVDTAQLKGTTNGARIKTWQGGRGYAKNIVFQNFVMHDVNNPIIIDQNYCDSKTQCKQQTSAVEVSNVMYKNFKGTSASEVAIKFDCSTTVPCHGIILQDIDLAGGDGDATTSLCNHVNWTKKGNVIPLPCAK